The Pan paniscus chromosome 15, NHGRI_mPanPan1-v2.0_pri, whole genome shotgun sequence genome includes a window with the following:
- the GPR65 gene encoding psychosine receptor — MNSTCIEEQHDLDHYLFPIVYIFVIIVSIPANIGSLCVSFLQAKKESELGIYLFSLSLSDLLYALTLPLWIDYTWNKDNWTFSPALCKGSAFLMYMNFYSSTAFLTCIAVDRYLAVVYPLKFFFLRTRRFALMVSLSIWILETIFNAVMLWEDETVVEYCDAEKSNFTLCYDKYPLEKWQINLNLFRTCTGYAIPLVTILICNRKVYQAVRHNKATENKEKRRIIKLLVSITVTFVLCFTPFHVMLLIRCILEHAVNFEDHSKSGKRTYTMYRIMVALTSLNCVADPILYCFVTETGRYDMWNILKFCTGRCNTSQRQRKRIPSVSTKDTMELEVLE, encoded by the coding sequence atgaacagcACATGTATTGAAGAACAGCATGACCTGGATCACTATTTGTTTCCCATTGTTTACATCTTTGTGATTATAGTCAGCATTCCAGCCAATATTGgatctctgtgtgtgtctttcctGCAAGCAAAGAAGGAAAGTGAACTAGGAATTTACCTCTTCAGTTTGTCACTATCAGATTTACTCTATGCATTAACTCTCCCTTTATGGATTGATTATACTTGGAATAAAGACAACTGGACTTTCTCTCCTGCCTTGTGCAAAGGGAGTGCTTTTCTCATGTACATGAATTTTTACAGCAGCACAGCATTCCTCACCTGCATTGCCGTTGATCGGTATTTGGCTGTTGTCTACCctttgaagttttttttcctAAGGACAAGAAGATTTGCACTCATGGTCAGCCTGTCCATCTGGATATTGGAAACCATCTTCAATGCTGTCATGTTGTGGGAAGATGAAACAGTTGTTGAATATTGCGATGCCGAAAAGTCTAATTTTACTTTATGCTATGACAAATACCCTTTAGAGAAATGGCAAATCAACCTCAACTTGTTCAGGACGTGTACAGGCTATGCAATACCTTTGGTCACCATCCTGATCTGCAACCGGAAAGTCTACCAAGCTGTGCGGCACAATAAAGCCACGGAAAACAAGGAAAAGAGGAGAATCATAAAACTACTTGTCAGCATCACAGTTACTTTTGTCTTATGCTTTACTCCCTTTCATGTGATGTTGCTGATTCGCTGCATTTTAGAGCATGCTGTGAACTTCGAAGACCACAGCAAGTCTGGGAAGCGAACTTACACAATGTATAGAATCATGGTTGCATTAACAAGTTTAAATTGTGTTGCTGATCCAATTCTGTACTGTTTTGTAACCGAAACAGGAAGATATGATATGTGGAATATATTAAAATTCTGCACTGGGAGGTGTAATACatcacaaagacaaagaaaacgcATACCTTCTGTGTCTACAAAAGATACTATGGAATTAGAGGTCCTTGAGTAG